Proteins encoded in a region of the Halostella limicola genome:
- a CDS encoding radical SAM protein: protein MISKGCEQCAKGGKMVMFVYGYCDQRDCFYCPLGENRKNVTDVYANERKVESDEDVIQEAKRMDALGTSITGGEPQEAMDRTCHYLSLLKEEFGEDHHTHLYTGITGGRENMRRLSEAGLDEIRFHPPLELWGDMHGTEWEEILYIAREEGLTPAFEIPGIRAEEEFLEFLDEGAADFCNVNEFEMSDGNYRRMQEKGYELQDGHMSAVDGSKEILDAMGDHERVYFCTSVFKDAAQHRNRMKRMARNIRREFDEVTDDGTIVYGKTWETEERLEKLGVPEEFYSVKSDHVELAWWLLEEMVEEGDVEEGEIVEQYPTVDGTVVERTPLA, encoded by the coding sequence ATGATCTCGAAGGGCTGCGAGCAGTGCGCCAAAGGCGGCAAGATGGTCATGTTCGTCTACGGGTACTGCGACCAGCGCGACTGCTTTTACTGCCCGCTCGGCGAGAACCGCAAGAACGTCACGGACGTGTACGCCAACGAGCGGAAGGTCGAGTCCGACGAGGACGTCATCCAGGAGGCAAAGCGCATGGACGCGCTGGGCACCTCCATCACCGGCGGCGAACCGCAGGAGGCGATGGACCGCACCTGCCACTACCTCTCGCTGCTGAAAGAGGAGTTCGGCGAGGACCACCACACCCACCTCTACACGGGCATCACCGGCGGCCGCGAGAACATGCGCCGCCTCTCGGAGGCCGGGCTCGACGAGATCCGGTTCCACCCGCCGCTGGAGCTCTGGGGCGACATGCACGGCACCGAGTGGGAGGAGATCCTCTACATCGCCCGCGAGGAAGGCCTGACGCCCGCGTTCGAGATCCCGGGCATCCGCGCCGAGGAGGAGTTCCTGGAGTTCCTCGACGAGGGCGCGGCCGACTTCTGCAACGTCAACGAGTTCGAGATGTCCGACGGGAACTACCGGCGGATGCAGGAGAAGGGGTACGAACTGCAGGACGGCCACATGAGCGCCGTCGACGGCTCGAAGGAGATCTTAGACGCGATGGGCGACCATGAGCGCGTCTACTTCTGCACCAGCGTCTTCAAGGACGCCGCCCAGCACCGCAACCGCATGAAGCGGATGGCCCGCAACATCCGCCGGGAGTTCGACGAGGTGACCGACGACGGCACCATCGTCTACGGCAAGACCTGGGAGACCGAGGAACGCCTGGAGAAGCTGGGCGTCCCCGAGGAGTTCTACTCCGTCAAGTCCGACCACGTGGAACTCGCCTGGTGGCTCCTCGAGGAGATGGTTGAGGAGGGCGACGTGGAGGAGGGCGAGATCGTCGAGCAGTACCCGACCGTCGACGGGACCGTGGTCGAGCGGACGCCGCTGGCGTAG
- a CDS encoding DUF373 family protein, producing MLLVLCVDLDDDLGRKTAVDTPVVGRDAVEEAAVALATVDPEDSDVNVLFQGLHIAKEIDDEQVTVAAVTGNDGGDVSANREVGEEVDEVLASLSTGEGVTALVVTDGAQDESVVPVIRSRVTIDGVRRVVVRQAQDLESVYYTMKQVLNDPETRGTVLVPLGILLLIYPLAVIASFLELPGGAVFGIISAMLGLYLLSRGLGLMETVDSVVGRARNSLYAGRVTIITYLVAAALLVIGGVSGLNQLEAMQADAAGALGALEIVAALVHGAVQWFAAAGVTTSLGQITDEYLADRLQWRYLNAPFYVLSIAVVLHGVSAYFLDLADLSYLAMALTGGTLLGLVSTLAFAVAESRYPRDADRDGSEAV from the coding sequence ATGCTGCTGGTGCTCTGTGTCGACCTCGACGACGACCTCGGGCGCAAGACGGCCGTCGACACGCCGGTCGTCGGCCGGGACGCCGTCGAGGAGGCGGCCGTCGCGCTCGCGACCGTGGACCCCGAGGACAGCGACGTCAACGTGCTGTTCCAGGGGTTGCACATCGCCAAGGAGATCGACGACGAGCAGGTGACCGTCGCCGCGGTGACCGGCAACGACGGCGGCGACGTGAGCGCGAACCGCGAGGTCGGCGAAGAGGTCGACGAGGTGCTCGCCAGCCTCAGCACCGGCGAGGGCGTCACCGCTCTCGTCGTCACCGACGGCGCGCAGGACGAGAGCGTCGTCCCCGTCATCCGATCGCGGGTCACCATCGACGGCGTCCGGCGGGTCGTCGTCCGGCAGGCCCAGGACCTGGAGTCGGTGTACTACACGATGAAGCAGGTGCTGAACGACCCGGAGACGCGCGGGACGGTGCTCGTGCCGCTGGGTATCCTCCTGCTCATCTACCCGCTCGCGGTCATCGCCAGCTTCCTCGAACTCCCCGGCGGCGCGGTGTTCGGCATCATCTCGGCGATGCTCGGCCTCTATCTCCTCTCGCGCGGCCTGGGGCTGATGGAGACCGTCGACTCGGTCGTCGGTCGGGCGCGAAACAGCCTCTACGCGGGTCGGGTGACGATCATCACCTACCTCGTCGCCGCCGCGCTGCTCGTCATCGGCGGGGTCAGCGGCCTGAACCAGCTGGAGGCGATGCAGGCGGACGCGGCGGGGGCGCTCGGCGCGCTGGAGATCGTCGCGGCGCTCGTCCACGGCGCCGTCCAGTGGTTCGCCGCGGCCGGCGTCACCACGAGCCTCGGCCAGATCACCGACGAGTACCTCGCGGACCGCCTGCAGTGGCGGTACCTGAACGCCCCCTTCTACGTCCTCTCGATCGCGGTCGTGCTCCACGGCGTCAGCGCCTACTTCCTCGATCTCGCCGACCTGTCCTACCTCGCGATGGCGCTGACCGGCGGGACGCTGCTGGGGCTTGTCAGCACGCTGGCGTTCGCCGTCGCGGAATCGCGGTACCCCCGCGACGCGGACCGCGACGGGAGCGAGGCGGTCTAA
- a CDS encoding polyprenyl synthetase family protein, whose amino-acid sequence MEFLERRQSLVEDRLTAVVDGVEPAELEDEVRHVALSGGKRVRPMVTLLSCEAAGGEAEDAVDFGVGVELVHNASLVVDDIIDRSEVRRNVDSAWAKYGYGPAIVSSDGLLGEAFALFSPSPQAMQVVAEAMVELGEGEATELVAKPDSEEAYMELARRKTGALFRAAAELGAVAAGADAFTVEAFGEYAERVGVAFQIRDDVLDATADPEDLGKPTGHDAEMDRPSVVQVTDLTPEQANERARDEADRALAALDRVDTEDTQAKEYLRDLAKFVVVRER is encoded by the coding sequence ATGGAGTTTCTGGAGCGCCGACAGTCGCTCGTCGAAGACCGCCTCACCGCCGTCGTCGACGGCGTCGAGCCGGCGGAGCTGGAGGACGAGGTGCGCCACGTCGCGCTGTCGGGGGGCAAGCGCGTCCGGCCGATGGTCACCCTGCTCTCCTGCGAGGCCGCCGGCGGCGAGGCCGAGGACGCCGTCGACTTCGGCGTCGGCGTCGAGCTCGTCCACAACGCGTCGCTGGTCGTCGACGACATCATCGACCGCTCCGAGGTGCGCCGGAACGTCGACAGCGCCTGGGCGAAGTACGGCTACGGGCCCGCGATCGTCTCCAGCGACGGGCTGCTCGGGGAGGCGTTCGCCCTCTTCTCGCCCAGCCCGCAGGCGATGCAGGTGGTCGCCGAGGCGATGGTCGAACTCGGCGAGGGGGAGGCGACGGAGCTCGTCGCCAAGCCCGACTCGGAGGAGGCGTACATGGAGCTCGCCCGCCGGAAGACGGGCGCGCTGTTCCGGGCGGCCGCGGAACTCGGCGCGGTCGCCGCCGGGGCCGACGCGTTCACCGTCGAGGCGTTCGGCGAGTACGCCGAGCGCGTCGGCGTCGCCTTCCAGATCCGCGACGACGTGCTGGACGCGACGGCCGACCCCGAGGACCTGGGCAAGCCGACCGGCCACGACGCCGAGATGGACCGCCCCTCCGTCGTGCAGGTGACCGACCTCACGCCGGAGCAGGCCAACGAGCGGGCGCGCGACGAGGCCGACCGCGCGCTCGCCGCGCTCGACCGGGTCGACACCGAGGACACGCAGGCGAAGGAGTACCTCCGGGACCTGGCGAAGTTCGTCGTCGTGCGGGAGCGTTAG
- a CDS encoding FAD-dependent oxidoreductase: protein MDSPHVLVIGGGGTGVGTARDLAMRGVDVTLVDRGGLGSGTTGRSHGLLHSGARYAENDPSGASECIQENRILRDVAGHCIGGDCGYFVQLADDDPEYFDEKLAACRDLNVPAEVLTPEEARESVPDLADDAERVMEVPDGVIYPSRLVAATAASAREHGATIRPNAPVRGLLVEDDAVVGARVETGDGVEAVRADHVVNAAGAWAGEIADTAAIDVEMRPAKGAMVAVDYPGLPAVLNRCRPPADGDIVVPHEGEAVLGTTSVDVDDPDEFDEERWEVERCIEECARMLPPVADAAVTRTYWSVRPLYGPDEDERPGGRGISRGFFVLDHAERDGVTGFTTVVGGKLTTHRLMAEATADRVCDRLGVDGACRTADEPLFGARPDENLDAAIREFDAASPADADAL from the coding sequence ATGGACAGTCCACACGTGCTCGTGATCGGCGGCGGGGGCACCGGCGTCGGGACCGCGCGCGACCTCGCGATGCGCGGCGTCGACGTGACGCTGGTCGACCGCGGCGGCCTCGGGAGCGGGACCACCGGCCGGTCCCACGGCCTCCTCCACAGCGGCGCGCGCTACGCGGAGAACGACCCGAGCGGGGCCAGCGAGTGCATCCAGGAGAACCGCATCCTCCGCGACGTCGCCGGGCACTGCATCGGCGGCGACTGCGGTTACTTCGTGCAACTGGCGGACGACGACCCCGAGTACTTCGACGAGAAGCTCGCCGCCTGCCGCGACCTGAACGTCCCCGCCGAGGTGCTCACGCCCGAGGAGGCCCGGGAATCAGTCCCGGACCTGGCCGACGACGCGGAGCGTGTCATGGAGGTCCCGGACGGCGTGATCTACCCATCCCGACTCGTCGCGGCCACGGCGGCGAGCGCCCGCGAGCACGGCGCGACGATCCGGCCGAACGCGCCGGTACGGGGGCTGCTGGTCGAGGACGACGCCGTCGTCGGCGCGCGCGTCGAGACGGGCGACGGCGTCGAGGCGGTCCGCGCGGATCACGTCGTCAACGCCGCCGGCGCGTGGGCCGGGGAGATCGCGGACACGGCCGCGATCGACGTGGAGATGCGCCCGGCGAAGGGCGCGATGGTCGCCGTCGACTATCCGGGCCTCCCGGCGGTGCTGAACCGCTGTCGCCCGCCGGCGGACGGCGACATCGTGGTCCCGCACGAGGGCGAGGCCGTCCTCGGCACGACGAGCGTCGACGTGGACGACCCCGACGAGTTCGACGAGGAGCGCTGGGAGGTGGAGCGCTGTATCGAGGAGTGCGCCCGGATGCTCCCGCCGGTCGCCGACGCCGCGGTGACCCGGACGTACTGGAGCGTCCGCCCGCTGTACGGTCCGGACGAGGACGAACGCCCCGGCGGACGCGGCATCTCGCGGGGCTTTTTCGTCCTCGACCACGCCGAGCGCGACGGCGTTACGGGCTTCACGACCGTCGTCGGCGGGAAGCTCACCACCCATCGGCTCATGGCCGAGGCGACCGCCGACCGCGTCTGCGACCGCCTCGGCGTCGACGGGGCGTGTCGCACCGCGGACGAACCGCTGTTCGGCGCTCGACCCGACGAGAACCTGGACGCGGCCATCCGCGAGTTCGACGCCGCGTCGCCGGCGGACGCCGACGCGCTCTAG
- a CDS encoding bacterio-opsin activator domain-containing protein, whose amino-acid sequence MTDESDFTALLIEDNPGDARLIREMLRDAEELPRRVDPDSTADQIPRLHHEKRLSDGLSYFEEHRVDVVLLDLNLPDSSGLETVSATVEAAPETPIVVLTGFDDRQAGVQAIEEGAQDYLVKDEVTSSSLVRSLHYAIERKSKEIERKRHREELEALHRLNRISQDVTHIVINASSRESLERRVCERLVDSEDYVFAWIGRVAQGSNRVVAETEAGVNEGYLDAVEISVDDSETGQGPTATAIESDRLQAVQDIAADPEFEPWREAALERGYRSSLAVPIVHDDLRYGVLNVYASTPEAFSEPQRETFARLGDIVGHAISAIERKNALVSDAVLELEFRLNGVARPIVERTADESCAVRIDRFIRTDDEAHLLYGSVRGLAAEEFEDVVAEVDVIDRGRVVEEGPEERAFEAVTAEPVPLIETVVTHSGRVQSATIDDGEFRLVVELPRGRDTRKLVTEVQESCPSAEFVAQRTAEHEEGQFLGQQSPIESRLTEKQQTALETAFRAGYFEWPRTSTGEEISERLGIAPATFGQHLRTAERKVFEALFED is encoded by the coding sequence ATGACCGACGAAAGCGACTTCACGGCGTTACTGATCGAGGACAACCCCGGCGACGCGAGGCTGATCCGGGAGATGCTCCGCGACGCGGAGGAACTCCCCCGCCGCGTCGACCCCGACTCCACGGCCGACCAGATCCCCAGGCTCCACCACGAGAAGCGGCTGTCTGACGGGCTCTCGTACTTCGAGGAACACCGCGTCGACGTGGTGCTGCTGGACCTCAACCTGCCCGACAGCTCGGGGCTGGAGACGGTGTCGGCGACGGTGGAGGCGGCCCCGGAGACGCCGATCGTCGTCCTCACCGGCTTCGACGACCGACAGGCCGGGGTGCAGGCGATCGAGGAGGGCGCACAGGACTACCTGGTGAAAGACGAGGTGACGAGTTCGTCGCTCGTCCGGTCGCTGCACTACGCGATCGAGCGCAAGTCGAAGGAGATAGAGCGCAAGCGCCACCGCGAGGAACTGGAGGCGCTCCACCGGCTGAACCGGATCAGCCAGGACGTCACCCACATCGTCATCAACGCCTCGTCCAGGGAGAGCCTCGAACGGCGCGTCTGCGAGCGGCTCGTCGACTCCGAGGACTACGTGTTCGCCTGGATCGGCCGCGTCGCGCAGGGGAGCAACCGCGTCGTGGCCGAGACCGAGGCCGGCGTCAACGAGGGGTACCTCGACGCGGTCGAGATATCCGTCGACGACAGCGAGACGGGACAGGGCCCGACCGCGACCGCGATCGAGTCCGACCGACTGCAGGCGGTGCAGGACATCGCCGCCGATCCGGAGTTCGAACCGTGGCGCGAGGCTGCGCTGGAGCGGGGCTACCGTTCCTCGCTCGCGGTCCCGATCGTCCACGACGACCTCCGGTACGGCGTCCTGAACGTGTACGCGTCGACGCCAGAGGCGTTCTCCGAGCCGCAGCGGGAGACGTTCGCCCGCCTCGGCGACATCGTCGGCCACGCCATCAGCGCCATCGAACGCAAGAACGCGCTGGTGAGCGATGCCGTCCTCGAACTGGAGTTCCGCCTCAACGGCGTGGCTCGCCCGATCGTCGAACGGACGGCGGACGAGAGCTGTGCGGTGCGCATCGACCGGTTCATCCGGACCGACGACGAGGCCCACCTCCTGTACGGGAGCGTTCGGGGGCTGGCCGCCGAGGAGTTCGAGGACGTCGTCGCGGAGGTCGACGTGATAGACCGCGGCCGCGTCGTCGAGGAGGGACCGGAGGAGCGGGCGTTCGAGGCGGTCACGGCGGAACCGGTCCCCCTGATAGAGACGGTCGTGACCCACAGCGGCCGCGTGCAGTCGGCGACCATAGACGACGGCGAGTTCCGCCTCGTGGTCGAGTTGCCGCGGGGACGGGACACGCGCAAGCTCGTGACCGAGGTCCAGGAGTCGTGTCCGAGCGCCGAGTTCGTCGCCCAGCGGACGGCGGAGCACGAGGAGGGGCAGTTCCTCGGACAGCAGTCGCCAATCGAGAGCCGGCTGACGGAGAAACAGCAGACCGCGCTCGAGACGGCGTTCCGGGCGGGCTACTTCGAGTGGCCCCGCACGAGCACCGGCGAGGAGATATCGGAGCGCCTGGGGATCGCCCCCGCGACGTTCGGTCAACACCTCCGGACGGCCGAGCGGAAGGTGTTCGAGGCGCTGTTCGAGGACTAG
- a CDS encoding response regulator translates to MSNVGGTEVEPVDILLVEDNPGDVRLTKEAFEEEQIKNAVHVVNDGTEALDFLYQRGQYEDAPRPDIVLLDLNLPRKNGDEVLETVKGDPDLRDIPIIVLTSSKAEEDIVRSYRLHANAYLRKPIDPDEFIEKIRSFERFWLSVVHLPGGDNE, encoded by the coding sequence ATGAGTAACGTTGGGGGGACCGAGGTCGAACCGGTGGACATCCTGTTAGTCGAGGACAACCCCGGCGACGTCCGTCTCACGAAGGAAGCGTTCGAGGAAGAGCAGATCAAAAACGCGGTCCACGTGGTGAACGACGGCACCGAAGCGCTCGATTTCCTCTACCAGCGCGGGCAGTACGAGGATGCCCCGCGACCGGACATCGTGCTGCTGGACCTCAACCTCCCGCGCAAGAACGGCGACGAGGTGCTCGAAACGGTGAAAGGCGACCCCGATCTCAGGGATATCCCCATAATCGTGCTGACCAGTTCGAAGGCCGAAGAGGACATCGTCAGGTCGTACCGGCTCCACGCGAACGCCTACCTCCGCAAGCCGATCGACCCCGACGAGTTCATCGAGAAGATCCGCTCGTTCGAGCGGTTCTGGCTCTCCGTCGTTCACCTCCCCGGAGGCGATAACGAATGA
- a CDS encoding phosphotransferase family protein, translating into MARDERLEPPAPDAVAAAAATALDRTVTSATHVHEGVNAVYRVDCADGSRAALKTPLLPSDDIFLAEPELLARVGRETTVPVPTVLATVESNAGALAGPYFLTRYREGRAAEGVLALSAAERTRLVHRAGRHLAAIHRVRVADRFGDLRAVDGGLTTDPGCDSWAVRFDDMAAEAADGLRGDARIADPDPRFADLAPAVREALMSGDVDRAVDPAVLHNDYRPANLVLAPEGDDPPLVRAVLDFGGCSTGDGLLDLAHAEDALVDMPLGGTAAAAPLRDALRSAYVGARGLDSGVAFGDRYRRYRLYARAWRLGLFEYWAEFAREDDRDAVARRWRAFVRELLGEQNG; encoded by the coding sequence GTGGCTCGCGACGAGCGCCTCGAACCGCCCGCGCCGGACGCGGTAGCGGCGGCCGCGGCGACGGCGCTCGACCGGACGGTGACGAGCGCGACACACGTCCACGAGGGGGTCAACGCCGTCTACCGGGTCGACTGCGCGGACGGAAGTCGCGCGGCCCTGAAGACGCCGCTGCTTCCGTCCGACGACATCTTTCTCGCCGAACCGGAGTTGCTTGCGCGTGTCGGCCGCGAGACGACGGTCCCCGTCCCGACGGTGCTCGCGACCGTCGAGAGCAACGCGGGGGCGCTGGCGGGGCCGTACTTCCTGACACGGTATCGAGAGGGGCGCGCCGCCGAGGGGGTGCTGGCGCTGTCGGCCGCGGAGCGAACGCGTCTCGTCCACAGGGCCGGGCGACACCTCGCCGCGATCCACCGGGTCCGCGTCGCCGACCGATTCGGCGACCTGCGCGCCGTCGACGGCGGCTTGACGACCGACCCCGGGTGCGACTCGTGGGCGGTACGGTTCGACGACATGGCGGCCGAGGCCGCCGACGGCCTCCGCGGCGATGCGCGCATCGCGGACCCGGACCCGCGGTTCGCCGACCTCGCGCCCGCGGTCCGCGAGGCGCTAATGAGCGGCGACGTCGATCGAGCGGTCGACCCCGCGGTCCTGCACAACGACTACCGGCCGGCGAACCTGGTGCTCGCTCCCGAGGGCGACGACCCGCCGCTGGTGCGGGCGGTGCTCGACTTCGGCGGCTGCTCGACCGGGGACGGACTCCTCGATCTGGCCCACGCCGAGGACGCGCTGGTGGACATGCCGCTCGGCGGGACCGCCGCCGCGGCGCCGCTCCGTGACGCCCTCCGGTCCGCGTACGTCGGGGCGCGCGGCCTCGACTCCGGGGTCGCGTTCGGCGACCGGTACCGACGGTACCGCCTCTACGCCCGCGCCTGGCGGCTGGGGCTGTTCGAGTACTGGGCCGAGTTCGCGCGGGAGGACGACCGCGACGCCGTGGCTCGGCGATGGCGGGCGTTCGTCCGCGAACTCCTCGGAGAACAGAACGGTTGA
- a CDS encoding electron transfer flavoprotein subunit alpha/FixB family protein produces MTDVLAVAEHRRGDLRDVSFEVITAGRELADGAGGDLHLAVIGGDVDGFAERLNREGVDVIHTVDEGEEFNHDVYAQALTQLYDEVDAGYLLTPNSVNGLDYAPAVANGLDLPIVTDVVELDASGDGLVATREMYGSKVETTNELDADRAVVTIRGAEWPPAEESGDAEVSAFDADIDESAVRSTVTGFEEAGGGDVDISDADVLVSVGRGIEEEENLDLVRDLADALDATLSASRPIVDNDWLPKNRQVGQSGKVVTPDVYIAIGISGAVQHVAGMKGSDTIVAINTDPNAPIFDLADYGIVDDLFDVVPALIEEFE; encoded by the coding sequence ATGACGGACGTGCTCGCCGTCGCGGAACACCGCCGCGGCGACCTGCGCGACGTGAGCTTCGAGGTCATCACCGCCGGTCGGGAACTGGCCGACGGTGCCGGCGGCGACCTTCACCTCGCCGTGATCGGCGGCGACGTCGACGGCTTCGCCGAGCGGCTGAACCGCGAGGGCGTCGACGTCATCCACACGGTCGACGAGGGCGAGGAGTTTAACCACGACGTGTACGCACAGGCGCTGACCCAACTGTACGACGAGGTCGACGCCGGCTATCTCCTGACGCCTAACAGCGTCAACGGCCTCGACTACGCGCCCGCGGTGGCCAACGGCCTCGACCTCCCGATCGTCACCGACGTCGTCGAACTGGACGCGTCCGGCGACGGCCTCGTCGCCACCCGCGAGATGTACGGCTCGAAGGTTGAGACGACGAACGAACTCGACGCCGACCGCGCCGTCGTCACCATCCGCGGGGCAGAGTGGCCCCCCGCCGAGGAGAGCGGCGACGCCGAGGTCTCGGCGTTCGACGCCGACATCGACGAGTCCGCCGTGCGCTCGACGGTCACCGGCTTCGAGGAGGCCGGCGGCGGCGACGTCGACATCAGCGATGCGGACGTCCTCGTCAGCGTCGGCCGCGGCATCGAGGAGGAGGAGAACCTCGATCTGGTCCGCGACCTTGCCGACGCGCTCGACGCGACGCTGTCTGCGTCCCGCCCCATCGTCGACAACGACTGGCTCCCGAAGAACCGGCAGGTCGGCCAGTCCGGGAAGGTCGTCACGCCCGACGTGTACATCGCGATCGGCATCTCCGGCGCGGTCCAGCACGTCGCCGGGATGAAGGGCAGCGACACCATCGTCGCCATCAACACTGACCCGAACGCGCCGATCTTCGACCTTGCGGACTACGGCATCGTCGACGACCTGTTCGACGTGGTGCCGGCGCTGATCGAGGAGTTCGAATAG
- a CDS encoding electron transfer flavoprotein subunit beta/FixA family protein, protein MKVLVTVKEVAEVEDDFEIEGTEIGSQYLNYDLNEWDDYAVEEGVQISENVDDVEVVAVTIGPERSEETIRMALAKGADRAVRVWDEALEDIDLLDVGAKVRLLEAVVEEEDPDLVLSGVQAGDDAFGATGVALADAIGFEWAAVVNHLDLDVDEGVAHVHRELEGGVDEVTDVETPAVLTIQTGINEPRYASLRGIRQAQSKEIAPKDLSDLGLSAEDVESELRLTDMYEPETESDATYFEGSPEEEAGQLADMLREKGVAE, encoded by the coding sequence ATGAAAGTTCTCGTAACGGTCAAGGAGGTCGCCGAAGTCGAGGACGACTTCGAAATAGAGGGAACGGAGATCGGATCGCAGTACCTCAACTACGACCTCAACGAGTGGGACGACTACGCCGTCGAGGAGGGCGTACAGATCAGCGAGAACGTGGACGACGTCGAGGTGGTGGCGGTCACCATCGGTCCGGAGCGCAGCGAGGAGACCATCCGGATGGCGCTGGCGAAAGGCGCCGACCGCGCCGTCCGCGTGTGGGACGAGGCGCTCGAGGACATCGACCTGCTCGACGTCGGCGCGAAGGTACGTCTGCTCGAAGCGGTTGTCGAGGAGGAGGACCCGGACCTCGTGCTGTCGGGCGTCCAGGCCGGCGACGACGCGTTCGGCGCGACCGGCGTGGCGCTCGCCGACGCCATCGGCTTCGAGTGGGCGGCCGTCGTCAACCACCTCGACCTCGACGTCGACGAGGGCGTCGCCCACGTCCACCGCGAACTGGAGGGCGGCGTCGACGAGGTGACCGACGTGGAGACCCCCGCGGTGCTGACCATCCAGACCGGTATCAACGAGCCCCGCTACGCGAGCCTGCGCGGCATCCGGCAGGCCCAGAGCAAGGAGATCGCCCCGAAGGACCTCTCCGACCTCGGCCTCTCCGCCGAGGACGTCGAGAGCGAACTACGCCTGACGGACATGTACGAACCGGAGACCGAGAGCGACGCCACGTACTTCGAGGGCAGCCCCGAGGAAGAGGCCGGACAGCTGGCTGACATGCTCCGCGAGAAGGGGGTGGCAGAATGA
- a CDS encoding helix-turn-helix transcriptional regulator, producing MRSRAAVSLALLVFLVLAPVGAASAAATVGGTPPAAAAVGDSSPLNPTADPVLTDAVQNADPGVVMRVNVTADGDARWTIEFREHLDSENETRAFREYRDAIVNGEDRPPITAREFSRYVNDSDAMTDREMALEDVEYGGRIENDTGVITVSFTWTNFAKVEDGGDRIVVGDAFNGTGGTWLPSLDAGQRLVINAPDGYLPYTAPRGHENGTIRWDGPYDFADNEITIGYSAQNGGTGPSIDPDDPLPMALLGVGIAALVVAVGTGGYLLARRQTEVGGDAPVRSHPETTTTDHIEEPTAAAATETVDENDEEDDAAESPDEDDEIDETLLSDEERVTRLLEANGGRMKQANIVKETGWSNAKVSQLLSSMDEDDQIDKLRIGRENLITLPDTDIGDDE from the coding sequence ATGCGGTCACGCGCCGCCGTCTCGCTCGCCCTCCTCGTCTTCCTTGTTCTCGCCCCCGTCGGCGCGGCCTCCGCCGCGGCGACTGTCGGCGGGACGCCCCCCGCAGCGGCCGCTGTCGGTGATAGTAGCCCTCTGAATCCGACCGCCGACCCGGTTCTCACCGACGCAGTTCAGAACGCGGATCCCGGCGTGGTGATGCGGGTCAACGTCACCGCCGATGGCGACGCCCGCTGGACGATCGAGTTCCGCGAGCACCTCGACAGCGAGAACGAGACGCGGGCGTTCCGGGAGTACCGGGACGCCATCGTGAACGGGGAGGACCGTCCCCCGATCACCGCGAGGGAGTTCAGCCGGTACGTCAACGACTCCGACGCGATGACGGACCGGGAGATGGCGCTCGAGGACGTCGAGTACGGCGGTCGGATAGAGAACGACACGGGCGTCATCACCGTCAGCTTCACCTGGACGAACTTCGCCAAAGTCGAGGACGGCGGCGACAGGATCGTCGTCGGCGACGCGTTCAACGGGACCGGCGGGACGTGGCTCCCCTCCCTCGACGCCGGCCAGCGGCTGGTCATCAACGCCCCCGACGGTTACCTCCCGTACACCGCGCCGCGGGGCCACGAGAACGGCACCATCCGGTGGGACGGGCCGTACGACTTCGCCGACAACGAGATCACCATCGGCTACAGCGCCCAGAACGGCGGGACCGGCCCGTCGATCGACCCCGACGATCCGCTTCCGATGGCGCTGCTCGGCGTCGGTATCGCCGCGCTCGTCGTCGCCGTCGGCACCGGCGGCTACCTGCTCGCGCGGCGCCAGACGGAGGTCGGAGGGGACGCGCCGGTCAGGTCGCACCCGGAGACGACGACCACCGACCACATCGAGGAGCCGACGGCCGCGGCGGCAACAGAGACGGTGGACGAGAACGACGAGGAAGACGATGCGGCCGAGTCACCGGACGAGGACGACGAGATCGACGAGACGCTCCTCTCCGACGAGGAGCGGGTCACCCGCCTGCTCGAGGCAAACGGCGGGCGGATGAAGCAGGCCAACATCGTCAAGGAGACGGGGTGGTCGAACGCGAAGGTGTCGCAGCTGCTGTCCTCGATGGACGAGGACGACCAGATCGACAAGCTTCGGATCGGTCGCGAGAACCTCATCACGCTGCCCGACACCGACATCGGCGACGACGAGTGA